The Parvibaculum sp. region GGCACGATGAGCAGCGCCCCGACCAGGGGGCCGAAGAGGGTGCCAACGCCGCCTATCAGCGAGATGAGCAGGAAGCGGACGCCGATGTCGGGCAAGGAAAGCAGCGTCGGGGGATCGATGAAGCGCAGATACAAAGCGAAGAACACGCCCCCCATCGCGGTCAGCGCCGCGCTGAGCGCCATGCCCGTCATTTTGACATACAGCACGTCGATACCGCTCGCCTGCGCCGCATCCTGATCGTCGCGGACAGCCTGGAGATAGTATCCAAGCCGGGTTCTGTAGACGAAACCGCTGACGATCAGGCAGAAGATGAGGAACCCGAGCATCAGCAGGGCATAAGAGAAGCGGTTAGTGAATATCATGTTTGAAAACCCTGCCTTGAATGGCAGGGACATGCCACGTGGTCCGCCCGTCAGGCTGTCGAAGTAATTGGCGAGCACGAAGGCGACCTCGCTGACGGCCAAGGTTGCGATGCCGAAGAACTTTCCCTTCAGGCGAAACAGCGGCCAGCAGATCAAGGCGGCCGCGATCGCGGCCGCCAGTGCAGCCGGCACCAGCGCGATCCACGGCGAAAGGCCGAACCGGATGTAGAGGTTGCCGGCGAGATAAGCCCCGATGGCGAAATAGACGCCGTGGGCGAGCGAGAACTGTCCGCCATAGCCGCCGATGATATTCCAGCTTGTCGCCAGCGCCGCGAAGAGAAAGGTGTAGGACAGGATGTTCATGTAGAACGGCTGGCCGGACAACAGCCAGGTGCAGCCCAGCAAGACGATCGCCACCGCCGCGATACGCACCAGTTCCGTATCAAAGGTGGTGAGACCTGTGACGGATTTTGCTTTCAACGCGGATGCCGGCATGGGCAATGTGTCAGTTCTGCTCACGGAGACCTACCTCTTCAGCGCCCATGACACCGAATAGTCCGCTCGGACGGACGATCAGCACGATGATAAACACGAGGAACCAGGCGACATGCTTGAGTTCCGGATTGACGTAGTACCCGGCGAACGCCTCGATCATGCCGATGATGAACCCCCCGGCGAAGGCGCCCCAGACGCTGCCGAGCCCGCCGAGAACAACTACCGCGAAGGCCGCGACAATGAAGTTTCCGCCGATCTGCGGCGACATGGTGTAGATCGGCGCGAGCAGGGTGCCGGCGAGGCCGGCCAGCGCCGCGCCCGTGCCGAAGGTGAGCATGTAGGTCCACTCGACATTGATGCCCATGAGCCGGGCCGAACGGCGATCCTGTGTCACCGCGCGCACGGATTTGCCGAGAAGCGTGTGCTTCAGGAACCAGCTGAGCCCGATGGCGACAACGCAAACGGAAAGCAGGACAATGAGCCGCGAGAGGCTGAGGCTCACCCCGCCAAGGTCGAAATGGACCTGCGACAAGGGCGTCGGCACGGTGTAGCTCATGCCGCGGGTAATCGCCAGGACCATGTTCTGCAGCAACAGCAGCAGGCCGAAGGTGGCGAAGACCTGCATCATCGGTTCGTTCTGCAGCGGTTGCAGGATGAAGCGCTGAACCACCACGCCGAAGAGGAACAGGCTCGGCACCACCACCAGGATGGACACATAGGGATCGACGCCGATCAACAGATACGCGAGATAAGCG contains the following coding sequences:
- a CDS encoding branched-chain amino acid ABC transporter permease, giving the protein MPASALKAKSVTGLTTFDTELVRIAAVAIVLLGCTWLLSGQPFYMNILSYTFLFAALATSWNIIGGYGGQFSLAHGVYFAIGAYLAGNLYIRFGLSPWIALVPAALAAAIAAALICWPLFRLKGKFFGIATLAVSEVAFVLANYFDSLTGGPRGMSLPFKAGFSNMIFTNRFSYALLMLGFLIFCLIVSGFVYRTRLGYYLQAVRDDQDAAQASGIDVLYVKMTGMALSAALTAMGGVFFALYLRFIDPPTLLSLPDIGVRFLLISLIGGVGTLFGPLVGALLIVPVEFYLRATIGGSIPGGHLVVLGAVLILCSLFLKRGIVGAAETAWQSIRRRRHG
- a CDS encoding branched-chain amino acid ABC transporter permease, translating into MSAFINVVTVGLLLGGIYGLVSIGLNLIFGVIRIVNFAQGEFVMLGMYGAYLAYLLIGVDPYVSILVVVPSLFLFGVVVQRFILQPLQNEPMMQVFATFGLLLLLQNMVLAITRGMSYTVPTPLSQVHFDLGGVSLSLSRLIVLLSVCVVAIGLSWFLKHTLLGKSVRAVTQDRRSARLMGINVEWTYMLTFGTGAALAGLAGTLLAPIYTMSPQIGGNFIVAAFAVVVLGGLGSVWGAFAGGFIIGMIEAFAGYYVNPELKHVAWFLVFIIVLIVRPSGLFGVMGAEEVGLREQN